GGCTATTGTTGCAGGAAAGGCACGAGGAGTTCGTGGATTAAATCACTAGGAAAGTAAACCAGAGGTGAAAGAAAGCATTGATATCAGGCTAATGGTACAGAGTGTAACCAACTATACTATAGTCCTTTAAAAGGgtaaacactgtaaaaacagatttatatcCTCTGATGTGGGTTCTGCCTGGGCGATAATCCAATAAACCCAAAAGTCCATGCAGGTTTAGTTTCTATAGCAATGCACTTAGATTTGATACATTCCTGAGACTGTTAACCAGAGTTAAAATACACTTAACACtcaacatttttgtgtttttattgcatttacagtatgtctTTTTCAATGACATATGTCTGATGCTCAAACTTTGTGATTGGAAGTTCCATGAAGAAACTTTGTGAAAAGgagataaaaaaagaaaggaaatTTGTCAGCTCAAAATAACTAACTCAACCTTTAATTAGTAGTAAATGAAtcacatattttacagtaaatacctGTTTTTATGTTCAATCACAGTATAAACAATTGTAAACACAACTGATCCATATACATATAACACTTAAACAGACTTGAGATATGCATATCAGAATGCTTTCAGTCATACAGTAGCTGGTCAATACAAGATGAATTTGTGATATAGCGACAGACAGGTTCCCCTAACTTTAAAGTGGATTAGAATATTCTTACTTTCTTTCCATGGGTCACTCCCATGATTCCAAAGGTGCAGACCACTCACTGAAGCAGGGTCGGTCCAGAAATGTCTTCTGTAAGTAAAGGATTCCACCTGTCTTCACTGAAAGCAAGAGGAGAGATGGGATGGGGTCTCACCAACTGATCTCACAAACtaaaccaacacacacacacacacacacacacacacacggctctCGCAGCCAGCTGAGCACGACCCCAGAGCGCATACAGAGCATGCCCCGACTACTACAGTTCAGCAGAGGATAGGGTGCATGAAAgagttaaaagtaaaacaataaaaaacaaagaaaagaaatcaaataaaaaatattgaaatatttggGGCATCTTAGATTTATTTACAGAACATTCTTTTCTACACAGTTAGATGCATATAAAGCTGTGACCCGAGCTATATTCCAAGTAATAAGTCCAtttcgttgctgtccttctgaaacctcggatgtcccaattcactgtttttttcaggaaatggaaaaaacactgttgagttgtcaaagttgacaagcactttttaatactttctattggttaaatatttgcaaaacccagtgaaaaacataaagggtgacaaaatataaaaaccacgaaatatggagaaaaGAGGTTTTAGAAGGAGAGCAGCAATATGACACTTTTACAATGTGAGCAAAATGAAATTTAAGCATTCAAATAGaacatttatttgtgtgtagattatttaattgtttgcgtccatttcaaaatgtcccAAACGTGGTGATCACTGAGTTATCTTGTAGATCTCTAGACTTTGGGAAAGCAGTCCATGATCTCCCCCATCTCTGGCCAGTCTCCATATGCATTGTTCTTCAAATCATTTTGAATTAGCTAAACattaacagaaaaacaaaacacagtttaaaatacagtaaaccaACTTTGTTCACAACAGAAGATCTTAAAAAAGATACTGGTAATGTCTCTGCGTACTTGACTAAATGccgattatttaaaaatgaaggcGATTATATGTTcatttgtcttcttttttttgtgtgatgtGAAGTTATGaaaatcaaattataaatctaatataaaacacatagaattaatgctaaaactttaactgaaTTTGctaaaaaatacagattaaaacattTGAGTTGAATGAACTATAAAACAAGTTGAGCaaacatactttttaatgtTTGAGTCGAGTTAGGGCCAACTAACAAATAACACTTTGGAGACAGAAATTGAGTGAACGTAAAATTTCTGTGGAACtagtttttgaaaaaaaaatgcaaaagtgAAGTGCAGTTTATGTCCAAACCTTTTCAAAAGGACTAGCTTTCTTCATTCCATAAGTACCTGCAAATACCCAGCTATCCATAGGCTTCAGGGATCTGATCATAGTGCTTCCTAAACCAGCGAATATATCTTTAATCTCATCAGTCAACCTGGAAAATTCAAAAGTGCAGAAACAAGTCTGACCATGCTGGgacaattttgacattttttgatgCGTGCGAAGGCTGTCAGATTTACTTTGTCTCGGGGTTGATGTGTGATGCCACAAGAATGATATTTCCTGGCTTTATTAACTTTAGATAGTCAAGCAATTCCTCGGGACCTTGAAGATGTATTGAATATTAGACTGAGCAAAAGTGTTTGCAAATGTGGAGATGTTACATTTTGCTCGCATGCAACAATTCACCATAAGACCTACCTACAGATTTCAAATTAAAGTAATTACTTCTTAAAATCTTCCCGGTTTGACCTAGGGTGACGAGTCAAGACAAGAAATGTACAGTCATTTACAAAATTGTCTGCAAAAGTAACAGTTTTAAATGAAGAAGCTAAAATACAGTTTGTACATAATTAAATAGATGTGCATGAATGATTTTTGAATTGTCagattgaaaatatttttgcaaagtaaaaaagtattcaAAGCTGACCGTTTATTGTCACAATGTTGAGTCCTTGTCCTGAATTGTCCCTTACACCACCCATGATGCTACAGGGAAGAAACagggtatagttcacccaaaaacaatcCAACATCATTATTTACATACCCTCATGACATTTACCAAATATGTgagtgtaaataaatgatgatagaattgtaatatttgtaaaaactgttcctttatctccaatgtttttttaaataattgcatcgtaaataaacaatatgatGTTACACTCCTTACATAGTGTtgttaaagcagatttttgGAGGGACCACGTTGGCTGCTCCGCTGCGAAGGTGAAAGGGGAAATGATCTAAGGAGCATTCCTTATGTGGACAGCAACCAAACTGAGATTTAAACAGACCTGCCCAGAGAAATAAAACGAAATCAGTACGATTCTTAAAGCAATCATACACAAATTTCTTTATATGACTGTCTCAAAagtcaaaacacacaaacccaTGCACAGTATCCTACCTCGATTATCACAGTCTGTTTCTGAAGACTCTATTGAGCGACCATCAACTCCATCTGCAATACAAAACAATTCTAACTTTACGCAAGCTAAAAGATTTAAGTTATAAAAGTATATTGAAGTAATGTTATGTAATATCAAGCTGTAATGTCACCACCGTGTACATTACATGACCGTTTTGCAGCTTCTTGCATTGACCACCAGATTAAGATGATTATCATTGTTGTTAAAACATAGAGAAGATCTGAAAGAAATACAGAAGTACTGGAAACACATTTGTACACACACAGAGACTTCAAAGAAACTGATGTTTGTTTACCTCGAGATCTCATCTTTGATACAGCAATAGGTTCTTCTTTAGTGTCTGCTGGAAGACATTAAAATCATTGAAAATGTAACTGCTGGAATTAACGTGAGGAGATGTTAAAAGCCATCAGGACAAAAGCTCTGTAAAACACCCCGAACAGGATCTGGCTCAATGTTTGCGCACCTTAAACAACGTTTAAGCCAACTTTATGTTTCTATTTGAGGACTGTCAGGGAGACAGATGACATGTCTGTATGATTTTACAGTGTTGTGCTGATCCCTACTGACAATCCTTGAGAAAACACTGCACACAGGAAATATAAACACATAGTCTTTTATTTCTGCtcagtaaaacaaacattttgttcAACGTTCACATGCAGTTAAGAAGGTGATGCTCCTTTGTTACTCCATACGAAAATAGCGATAGATTTCAGTTGTTATTAAAAATACTTATTTCAATAGAAACACGCACAGGGCTCTGGTGCAAGGTTGCTTTGTCAACACTGTCAAACACAGCCACTGGTGAACACCAGATGTAAAACTGAGAGTTGTACGCCGACTGACCTTTCTCTCTTTAACAGATTATTACATATGCTACAGAGTTCAGTAAACGTATTTCAGTGAGACACAAGGGATATGCAAACTCAGCAGATGGTACAGTGTATAGTTGATAGGACTAGTCTGCACCAAAGGAATATTCAGATTGTGCTTCTGGTATTAGTGGCACTTGATACAATATCCAGTGGGACAACCCTGAGATGTTCCTATAAGGTCAGCAGGCAAAGATGTGCTAAcgcactcacgcacgcacgcacaataaataaaaaggaaGAACAATTTCAAAAGGCTTAAAGACTTTGGTACAAAGTATCTTGCATAGAAGAAAAAACGCAGACTTCCTTCTTCAAGGAGTGTTGTAAAACTACATCCAAGTAACTTTATATTTCTGCAAACAAATATTTACTTTATAACCACCTTAAAAGgtatttcacatataaaccataaatttaagaaatattttaaaatattggaaTCAAGAAGGAAAATCTTATATATACAGTGACTCATAACATCCttcaaaacaacacacagaacCAGATTTGTTTATAAATCCTTATTTTAGAATTCGCTTCCTATGTCCTCTAAATGTGTAAATGCTGAGATACTTAAGACCTCCGCCCCATTAAACCAGCTAAATTTAACTGGTTGGTGGACGTACTGTATCTGTGTTGAAAAATGGTGGAACAATGATAAATATTTCATTAGCTCCTTTGGTTTGTAAATGGCCTGATCCCATGTGATGCTTATGGCCCTAAAATGTCACAGTTTTAAAAGGAAAGAGAAACTTGAGGAATACATTGTGCGCTGATTCATTCCAAAAGATCCTGGGGAAAGAAAAGTTTGAGTAAGAAATAAGAATGAATAAGAAGAAAATAAGGCCATTATACATGTAACTAATCACTTATACAAACCTCATCTGAGTCACTATCCTCCTCTGCTGCAGTGGCTGCATTTTGCTCTTCTTGATGACGCAGCACTGAGTACCTATATGTTGCATTACTGAAAGAGAAAACAATACATGtccatttatacattttttaatctttAGATAGGGTGTTACCAAACAGTGACTGCAGTGTCCCATGGTGTAACATGCAATAGGGGAGAGGCTTGTTGTCAAACTCTTTTACATCATATTTCGCAGGGGTGGTTTATTTTTAGAGGTCGATTTCTGTAAGGGCACAACACTACTGAAAGCATTGAATATTTCCACTCTTTCCTTTTCAGGAAAAAAGTATTTGTGACAACACGTCCCTTTATCAGGGTACATCCAACTAAacggggcatgttgtcacaatgGGAACATGCCTGTAAATAGATCATTTTAAGCTCTATTTAAATAGTTCAACAGTTACAAATCACAAAACATTTCGAGACAT
The Triplophysa rosa linkage group LG7, Trosa_1v2, whole genome shotgun sequence genome window above contains:
- the si:dkeyp-67f1.2 gene encoding protein FAM3C isoform X3 is translated as MRSRDLLYVLTTMIIILIWWSMQEAAKRSCNVHDGVDGRSIESSETDCDNRGLFKSQFGCCPHKECSLDHFPFHLRSGAANVVPPKICFNNTIIMGGVRDNSGQGLNIVTINGQTGKILRSNYFNLKSVGPEELLDYLKLIKPGNIILVASHINPETKLTDEIKDIFAGLGSTMIRSLKPMDSWVFAGTYGMKKASPFEKLIQNDLKNNAYGDWPEMGEIMDCFPKV
- the si:dkeyp-67f1.2 gene encoding protein FAM3C isoform X2, with translation MRSRGKQTSVSLKSLCVYKCVSSTSVFLSDLLYVLTTMIIILIWWSMQEAAKRSYGVDGRSIESSETDCDNRGLFKSQFGCCPHKECSLDHFPFHLRSGAANVVPPKICFNNTIIMGGVRDNSGQGLNIVTINGQTGKILRSNYFNLKSVGPEELLDYLKLIKPGNIILVASHINPETKLTDEIKDIFAGLGSTMIRSLKPMDSWVFAGTYGMKKASPFEKLIQNDLKNNAYGDWPEMGEIMDCFPKV
- the si:dkeyp-67f1.2 gene encoding protein FAM3C isoform X1, whose amino-acid sequence is MRSRGKQTSVSLKSLCVYKCVSSTSVFLSDLLYVLTTMIIILIWWSMQEAAKRSCNVHDGVDGRSIESSETDCDNRGLFKSQFGCCPHKECSLDHFPFHLRSGAANVVPPKICFNNTIIMGGVRDNSGQGLNIVTINGQTGKILRSNYFNLKSVGPEELLDYLKLIKPGNIILVASHINPETKLTDEIKDIFAGLGSTMIRSLKPMDSWVFAGTYGMKKASPFEKLIQNDLKNNAYGDWPEMGEIMDCFPKV